In a genomic window of Occallatibacter riparius:
- a CDS encoding HAD family hydrolase has product MPQFPVGQTLLIDADDTLWENNVYFERAIASFIGYLNHQSYTREQVRNTLNGVERESILLLGYGLHSFTHSLITCFERLSPGPVSDEDRERVRSFAATIRDQEIELLPGVSATLAELSLRHRLILMTKGNRAEQADKLARSNLAPFFSAVEIVAEKDPPTYREVVARHELTPHSTWMIGNSPKSDINPALAAGLHAVHLFHKDTWVLEHAELAAPGESQRLIELDGFAKLRDMF; this is encoded by the coding sequence ATGCCCCAGTTCCCTGTCGGCCAGACGCTGCTCATCGACGCAGATGACACACTCTGGGAGAACAACGTCTACTTCGAGCGCGCCATCGCCTCGTTCATCGGCTACCTGAACCACCAGAGCTACACGCGCGAGCAGGTGCGCAACACGCTCAATGGCGTGGAGCGCGAGAGCATCCTCTTGCTCGGCTACGGCCTGCACAGCTTCACGCACTCGCTCATCACCTGCTTTGAGCGGCTCAGCCCAGGGCCCGTGAGCGATGAGGATCGCGAGCGCGTCCGCTCTTTTGCCGCCACCATTCGCGACCAGGAGATCGAGTTGCTGCCTGGCGTCTCCGCCACCCTTGCCGAGCTATCACTGCGGCATCGCCTCATTCTTATGACCAAGGGCAATCGCGCCGAGCAAGCCGACAAGCTCGCCCGCTCCAATCTCGCGCCGTTTTTCTCCGCCGTCGAGATCGTCGCGGAAAAGGACCCGCCCACCTACCGCGAAGTGGTCGCCCGCCACGAGCTCACGCCGCACTCCACCTGGATGATCGGCAACAGCCCCAAGAGCGACATCAACCCTGCGCTGGCCGCCGGTCTCCACGCCGTGCATCTCTTCCACAAAGACACCTGGGTCCTCGAGCACGCGGAGCTGGCCGCACCCGGCGAGAGCCAGCGCCTCATCGAACTCGATGGATTTGCGAAATTGCGTGATATGTTTTAG
- a CDS encoding amidohydrolase family protein — translation MPTVSRRLFLAFLLACVALACHAEEPATSGAFVLHKMANAIGRETYSIQTSGDTYTLTSHFLFTDRGTKVPLETTFTAHTKSMSPVSYAAKGQASRLSAMDDKVNVGGPSVTIIRSGKTETVSPTRPWFITDGYSPVAMQEQMMRWWLSHGKPAQFTVYPAKASVHIAPAENVTVDGATLHGYTVNGLIWGQECLWLDAAQNLIALVSTDAEFDHFEAVREPYQSNLAGFIGAGVRADLAALAQLSASARTSPAHRLAITGATLEDSTGAPAVKDSVILIEDGIITAAGPRSQLRIPSDATLLDASGKYAIPGLWDMHAHYEQVEWGPIYLAAGVTTVRDVGNEFDFIRTLHDELDRKQNPAIGPHLEFAGVIDGRGAISMGATLADTPEEAVQWVEKYKAAGARQIKIYSSVKPEVVKAICAAAHARGMTVTGHIPEGMTAIEGVNDGMDQINHLPYAMSYFTRAVLGPDGKPDRTKPAIEELDGPRAHDLISTLQLHHTVLDPTVALFETFLNTKPLNQIEPGVDHLPAQLHEALDSPPATGDHAALADARWKATLDTLRNLHAAGIPFVAGTDQAIPGYSLHRELEVYVEAGLTPLEALQAATIIAARAAGAEKESGTLEPGKRGDVLLLNADPLADIHNTRKVWRTVAAGAVYEPAPLWKSVGFLP, via the coding sequence TTGCCCACCGTCTCACGCCGCCTGTTTCTAGCGTTTCTGCTCGCATGTGTCGCGCTCGCGTGCCACGCGGAAGAACCAGCCACATCCGGCGCCTTCGTTCTGCACAAGATGGCGAACGCCATTGGCCGCGAGACGTATTCCATCCAGACCAGCGGCGACACCTACACGCTCACATCGCATTTTCTGTTCACGGATCGCGGCACCAAGGTTCCTCTCGAGACCACGTTCACCGCACATACGAAATCCATGTCGCCTGTATCCTACGCAGCCAAAGGTCAGGCCTCTCGCCTCTCCGCCATGGACGACAAGGTGAACGTCGGCGGCCCGTCTGTGACCATCATCCGTTCCGGCAAGACGGAAACCGTCTCCCCCACCCGCCCCTGGTTCATCACCGACGGCTACTCCCCGGTCGCCATGCAGGAGCAGATGATGCGCTGGTGGCTTTCCCACGGCAAGCCCGCCCAGTTCACTGTTTATCCCGCCAAGGCCTCCGTCCACATCGCGCCCGCTGAAAATGTCACCGTCGACGGCGCAACCCTCCACGGCTACACGGTGAACGGACTCATCTGGGGACAGGAGTGTCTGTGGCTCGATGCCGCGCAGAACCTCATTGCACTGGTCAGCACTGACGCGGAATTCGATCACTTCGAAGCAGTACGTGAGCCCTACCAGTCGAATCTAGCCGGCTTCATCGGCGCTGGGGTGCGCGCCGACTTGGCCGCTCTCGCCCAGCTCAGCGCCTCCGCCCGCACCAGCCCCGCACACCGTCTCGCTATCACCGGAGCCACGCTTGAAGACTCCACCGGCGCTCCTGCGGTCAAAGACAGCGTCATCCTGATCGAAGACGGCATCATTACCGCTGCGGGCCCGCGCAGCCAGCTCCGCATTCCCTCTGACGCCACACTCCTCGACGCCTCAGGCAAGTACGCCATTCCCGGGCTCTGGGACATGCACGCCCACTACGAGCAGGTGGAGTGGGGGCCCATCTATCTCGCCGCCGGCGTCACCACGGTGCGCGACGTCGGCAATGAGTTCGACTTCATTCGCACTCTCCATGACGAGCTCGATCGCAAGCAGAATCCCGCGATCGGCCCGCATCTCGAGTTCGCCGGCGTCATCGACGGCCGCGGCGCCATCTCCATGGGTGCGACCCTCGCCGACACTCCTGAAGAAGCTGTCCAGTGGGTCGAGAAATACAAAGCCGCCGGAGCGCGCCAGATCAAGATTTACAGCTCCGTCAAACCTGAGGTGGTCAAAGCCATCTGTGCGGCGGCCCACGCTCGCGGCATGACAGTAACAGGCCACATACCAGAGGGCATGACCGCCATCGAAGGCGTAAACGACGGCATGGACCAGATCAACCACTTGCCCTATGCGATGTCATATTTCACCCGCGCTGTCCTCGGCCCCGACGGCAAGCCCGACCGCACCAAACCTGCAATTGAGGAACTCGACGGCCCGCGCGCGCACGATCTCATTTCTACTCTCCAGTTGCATCACACGGTCCTGGATCCCACCGTTGCGCTCTTCGAGACCTTCCTCAACACTAAGCCCCTCAATCAAATTGAGCCCGGAGTCGATCACCTGCCCGCGCAGCTCCATGAGGCCCTCGACAGCCCGCCGGCCACAGGCGATCACGCCGCCCTTGCCGATGCGCGCTGGAAAGCAACGCTCGACACGCTCCGCAATCTTCACGCCGCGGGCATCCCATTCGTTGCAGGCACTGACCAGGCGATCCCTGGCTACTCGCTGCACCGCGAACTGGAGGTCTACGTAGAAGCGGGTTTAACGCCTCTTGAAGCCCTCCAGGCCGCCACAATCATTGCGGCTCGCGCTGCTGGCGCAGAAAAGGAATCGGGCACGCTCGAGCCTGGAAAGCGCGGCGATGTTCTGCTCCTGAATGCTGATCCTCTGGCCGACATCCACAACACGCGCAAAGTGTGGCGCACCGTGGCCGCCGGCGCAGTCTATGAACCGGCGCCCCTTTGGAAGAGCGTGGGTTTCCTGCCATAA
- a CDS encoding FMN-binding negative transcriptional regulator, producing the protein MYTPKFNQIADRATLLETMRSYPFAILFGAETATHLPLLVKDGGEHGMLEGHFAHANHHWQALAGRETLVVFPGPHTYVSPSLYVEELSVPTWNYIAIHAYGTLELIEDHDGKQHLVEELIAANEPRYLPRWQAFADGYKRTMLTGIMGFRIPIARIEGKFKISQNRPEQDRVNVRNAQAAGSDDQRELARWMDRFGLTQNGNRGNATPESRNQ; encoded by the coding sequence ATGTACACGCCAAAGTTCAATCAGATTGCCGACCGCGCCACGCTCCTTGAAACGATGCGCTCCTATCCGTTCGCCATTCTGTTCGGCGCTGAAACGGCTACGCACCTCCCGCTTCTCGTCAAAGACGGAGGCGAACACGGCATGCTCGAAGGCCACTTTGCCCACGCCAACCATCACTGGCAAGCCCTCGCCGGCCGCGAAACCCTTGTCGTCTTCCCCGGCCCGCACACGTACGTCTCGCCCTCGCTCTACGTCGAAGAGCTCTCCGTTCCAACGTGGAACTACATCGCCATCCACGCCTACGGCACACTCGAACTCATCGAAGATCACGACGGCAAGCAGCACCTCGTCGAAGAGCTCATCGCCGCCAATGAGCCCCGATACCTCCCTCGCTGGCAGGCCTTCGCCGACGGCTACAAGCGCACCATGCTCACCGGTATCATGGGCTTCCGTATTCCCATCGCACGCATTGAAGGCAAGTTCAAGATAAGCCAGAACCGACCCGAGCAGGACCGCGTCAACGTCCGCAACGCGCAGGCCGCCGGGTCAGACGATCAGCGTGAACTCGCCCGCTGGATGGACCGCTTCGGCCTTACTCAGAACGGCAACCGCGGCAACGCCACACCCGAAAGCAGGAACCAATGA
- a CDS encoding alpha-isopropylmalate synthase regulatory domain-containing protein codes for MTSPRQVELFDTSLRDGMQQPNLEISVPAAVSLLERMSAFGVRYAEIGFAGANHFVTELCHALEHNPHRIANGGMKLALFGRTRGRGMRVEDWSDVQFILAHRHRVPAAAVVVKSRLLDVERSLETTPEENLRMAYETIAHLQDHGLEVLVDLEHAMDASQARREMGHPCDPDFAARTRDYFQQIVAQCAAQQVSRIVICDTTGGASPEEVTSLFTQLTRDFPTAQFGFHGHTDRGLGVANSRAAVLAGAVQVQGTLLGTGERCGNVNLTTVVGGMQLRGEAEFVPPASLPGLTSLAHSAFGAFGLDIPHGAPIVGPGAFGTWAGMHGSSEKKNPGAYLWCDPALVGATPVIGVNAHSGRANVVMLSEQLGVPLTSHQAQQLIDKNQAMIEGGGFTASELSFRLACMRVLGTLPEFFNVRTWRVHDEYDEAGTHFVQAFMSLSHADGTIVTARAEGTGPVDAMTRAMRRELEKWYPALKRMHLGRFSVTALDVSAHDSAAHVRVAVSFQAEGREPWITAGISSDMNQAALLAILDGFQYWLLQQAAAESEQPAHAEPARA; via the coding sequence ATGACCTCGCCCCGACAAGTGGAATTGTTCGACACCAGCCTCCGCGACGGCATGCAGCAGCCCAACCTGGAGATCTCCGTGCCCGCTGCAGTCAGCCTTCTCGAGCGCATGAGCGCTTTCGGCGTGCGCTACGCGGAGATCGGCTTTGCCGGCGCCAACCACTTCGTCACCGAGCTTTGCCACGCCCTCGAACACAATCCCCATCGCATCGCGAATGGCGGCATGAAACTCGCCCTATTCGGGCGCACGCGCGGTCGCGGCATGCGCGTGGAAGACTGGTCCGACGTGCAGTTCATCCTCGCGCATCGCCACCGTGTCCCCGCCGCTGCTGTCGTGGTCAAGTCGCGCCTGCTCGACGTCGAGCGCTCACTCGAGACCACGCCAGAAGAAAACCTGCGCATGGCCTACGAGACCATCGCGCACCTGCAGGACCACGGCCTCGAAGTGCTCGTCGATCTCGAGCACGCGATGGACGCATCGCAGGCCCGCCGCGAAATGGGCCACCCCTGCGATCCAGACTTCGCCGCCCGCACCCGCGATTACTTCCAGCAGATCGTCGCGCAGTGCGCAGCCCAGCAGGTCAGCCGCATCGTCATCTGCGACACCACCGGAGGCGCAAGCCCCGAAGAAGTCACCAGCCTCTTCACTCAGCTCACCCGCGACTTCCCCACCGCGCAATTCGGCTTTCACGGACACACCGATCGCGGCCTCGGGGTCGCCAACTCGCGCGCTGCAGTGCTCGCCGGAGCTGTGCAGGTGCAGGGTACGCTTCTCGGAACAGGCGAACGCTGCGGCAACGTCAACCTCACCACCGTCGTCGGTGGCATGCAGCTTCGCGGCGAAGCCGAATTCGTCCCGCCCGCCTCGCTCCCCGGGCTCACCAGCCTTGCGCACTCCGCCTTCGGCGCATTCGGCCTCGACATCCCTCATGGCGCGCCCATTGTCGGCCCCGGCGCATTCGGCACCTGGGCAGGCATGCACGGCTCCTCTGAGAAGAAAAACCCCGGCGCCTATCTCTGGTGCGACCCCGCGCTCGTGGGCGCAACCCCCGTCATCGGAGTCAACGCCCACTCCGGCCGGGCCAACGTCGTCATGCTCTCCGAGCAACTCGGCGTTCCCCTCACAAGCCATCAGGCGCAGCAGCTCATCGACAAGAACCAGGCCATGATTGAAGGCGGCGGCTTCACCGCCAGCGAGCTCTCCTTCCGCCTCGCCTGCATGCGTGTCCTGGGCACGCTGCCTGAGTTCTTCAACGTCCGCACGTGGCGCGTGCACGACGAGTACGACGAAGCCGGCACGCACTTCGTCCAGGCTTTCATGTCGCTCTCCCACGCTGATGGAACCATCGTGACCGCGCGCGCTGAAGGCACCGGCCCCGTCGACGCCATGACCCGCGCCATGCGCCGCGAGCTTGAAAAGTGGTATCCCGCGCTCAAGCGCATGCACCTCGGACGCTTCAGCGTCACAGCGCTCGACGTCTCCGCCCACGACTCCGCCGCCCACGTCCGCGTCGCCGTCAGCTTCCAGGCCGAAGGACGCGAACCCTGGATCACCGCCGGCATTTCCAGCGACATGAACCAGGCCGCCCTGTTAGCCATTCTCGACGGCTTCCAGTACTGGCTGCTGCAACAGGCCGCCGCCGAATCTGAACAACCCGCACACGCCGAACCCGCCCGCGCCTGA